One Thermomonas paludicola genomic window, CGCAGCGCATTGCCCAGCAGGTTGCCCAGCATCACCTCCAGCACCCGCGCCGGCGCGTGCACCACGGGCTGGGCCAGGATCTCCAGCTGCACGGCCAATCCCTTGCTCTGCAGCTGCGGCTGCACCCGCTCCACCTCATGCCGCACTACCGTCAGCACCGGCACGTCTTCGGCATCCAGTGCACACAGGTCGCCGCGCGCCAGCAGCAGCAATGCATCGATGATCGCCTCCATTCCCGCGACCGCACCGTGGATGCGTGCCAGCGAACGCCTCGACGCGTCGGACAGCCCCGTGTCGTGGGCAATCAGATCGCTGGCCACCCGGATCACGGTGAGCGGCGTGCGCAGCTCGTGACTGGCATCCCGGGTGAAGTCCCGCTCACGGCGGGCTGCCGCATCCCGGGAATGCGCGCCAGTATCGGGGTCGGGGTGCGACGCAGTGCTCATGGCATAGGGCCTGTCACGCCAGATCCGCAACCCTGTAACCGGCGCTTTGGACCGTATGCAACAGCGGCCGATCAAACGGCTTGTCGACGACCTTGCGCAGGTTGTAGAGATGGCTGCGGAGGGTATCGGAATCCGGCAATGCGTCGCCCCAGATTTCGCGCTCGATTTCCTGCCGCCCCACCACGCGCGGCGATTCCCGCATCAGGATGGTCAGCAGGCGCAGCGCAATCGGCGAAAGCTGCAGCTCGCACCCGCTGCGGGTGGCACGCAGCTGCGACGGATCCAGCGATAGATCACCCACCTGCAGCACTTCCGCACCCACTTGGCGGCGATCACGGCGGATCAGCGCGCGCAACCGCGCTTCCAGTTCACGAATCGCAAACGGCTTGGTCAGGTAATCGTCCGCCCCGGACGACAGGCCGTTAAGTTTCTCGTCAAGGGTGTCGCGCGCCGTCAGCATCAGGATCGGCGTGGATTTCCGCGCCTCGTTGCGCAGCCGCTTGCACACCTCGATGCCATCCAGCCGCGGCAACATCAGGTCAAGCACGATGGCGTCATACGTGTTTTCCGCCGCCAACCGATAGCCGTCCAGTCCGTCGGCCGCGAAATCCACCTCGAAGCCGCGCCCTTCGAGATATTCGCCCACCATCTCGGAAATGTTGCGGTTATCCTCGACAATCAGGATCAATCCGGCGTGTTCCTTTTCGCGCATGTGCCTGCCCAATCCAGGGATTTGCTGCGTCCTACGATGCCCACTTTGAAGTAGATGCCACGTGAAGGCGGCAGTCGCGGCGCGCGCCTGCCCGGCGCCGGTCACTCCGGATGTTCAGCGGCCTTGACCAGGCCCCAATAGCGGTCCTGCTCGTCCAGCGGCTTGCCGGACAGCCCACCGCTGGCGGCGGCCAGCGCCTCCATTGCGCGAAAGCGGCGTTCGAACTTGTGATTGGCCCGGCGCAGAGCGCTCCCCACATCGACCCGGGCATGCCGCGCCAGATTGGCGCAGACGAACAGGATGTCGCCGAGTTCATCTTCAAGGCGGTCGCGCGCGGCGGCATCCGCCGGATCGGCGGCGACCGCATCGAACTCGGCACGCACCTCTTCGACTTCCTCGCACAGTTTGTCCAGTACCGGCGCCGGCCCCGGCCAGTCAAAGCCGATCTTGGCCGCCTTGTGCTGCAGCTTGATCGCGCGCTGCCACTCCGGCAGGCCGCGGGCGATGCCGGCCAGCGCCGAGGCGTCATCCTCGCCCCTGGCCAACCGCTCGCCGCGTTTGCGCGCTTCCCAGTCCAGCAACTGCGCGTCCGCATCCGCAAAGCCGCTTGCCCCGGCAAACACGTGTGGGTGCCGGCGGGTCATCTTGTCGCAGATCGCAGCCACGACATCGGCGAATTCGAATGCGCCCGCTTCCTGCGCCATGCGCGCATGGAAGACTACCTGCAGCAGCAGGTCACCCAACTCGTCCTTGAGATCATCCATGTCGCCGCGGTCGATCGCATCGGCAACCTCGTAGGCTTCCTCGATGGTGTACGGCGCGATGGTCTTGAAGCTCTGCTGCAAATCCCACGGGCAGCCGCCGCCGGGGTCGCGCAGCCTGGCCATGATTGCCAGCAGATCGCCAACGCTGCGCGATTCGCTCATGCCGGCAGCCGGTTGCGCAGCGCGCGGTCGCCCAGCGCAATGAAATCGCCATTGAGCAGCGTATCGCGCTGGTTGTAACGAAACGGCCTGCCTTGCAGGTCCAGCACGGCACCACCCGCCGCTTCCAGAATGGCCTGCCCGGCGGCGGTGTCCCACTCGCTGGTGGGGCCGAAGCGCGGATACAGATCCATGTCGCCTTCGGCGATGCGGCAGAATTTCAGTGACGAGCCGCAGCCCAGCACTTCGCTGCCGGGCAGCGCATCCAGCAACGCCTGCGTGCGGTCATCGCGATGCGAACGACTGGCAGCCACCCGCAGCGGCGCAGCGGCCGGGATGCGCGCATGGATCGCCCGGTCGATGCCATTCCCGCGCCGGAATGCCCCCTGCCCCGGCACGCCATGCCACAGCGCGCCGGTGACCGGCTGCTGGATCACGCCGAAGGTCGCCACGCCCTCTTCCACCAAGGCGATGTTGACGGTGAACTCGCCGTTGCGCTTGACGAATTCGCGGGTGCCATCCAGCGGATCCACCAGCCAGAAACGTCGCCATTGCCGGCGCTGCTCGATGTCGATCTGCTTCGACTCCTCCGACAGCAGGGGAATGTCCGGCGTCAGCGCGCGCAAGCCCTCCAGGATGCAGCGATGCGACGCCAGATCCGCGGCGGTCAACGGGGACTGGTCGTCTTTTTGCTGAACTGCAAACTCGCCTTCGTAGATCGCAAGGATCCCGGCAGCCGCCCTGTGCGCCAGGTCGATCACGCCATCGCGCAGGGCATCATCCAGTTGCATGTTGTTTCAACCATTCGCGGACGATGAACAGGGCCGCGATCGAGCGACCTTCCGAAAAATCTTCCTGCAGGATCAGTTCGCCAAGATCCGCAAGTTTCCAGGGCACCACGTCAAGCGCTTCGGGTTCGTCGCCCGGCAGCCGTTGCGGGTACAGGCCGCGCGCCAGCACCAGATGGGTCTGGTGGCTCATGTACGTCGGCGCCAGGGTCAGGCTGCGCAGCACCGTCAGCTCGCACGCGCCGTAGCCGGCCTCTTCCATCAGCTCGCGGTTGGCCGCCTGTTCGGGCGTTTCACCGGCATCCATGCGGCCTTTCACCAGCCCCAACTCGTAGCGATGCACGCCGGCCGCATATTCGCGCACCAGCAGCACGGTGTCGTCGTCCAGCATCGGCACCACCGCCACCGCACCGTGGCCGCGCCCATGCAGGCGCTCGTACAGGCGGCGCTCGCCGTTGGAAAACTCCAGGTCGAGCCGTTCCATCCGGTAGGGGCCGGCATCGTGCTCGGTGATGCCGTGGATGATGGGCAGGGGGTGGTTCATGCGGCCGCACCAATGGCGATAATGGCGGAATGAAAGGACTTCACGATGCCAACATGATAGCCGTCGACGGTGATTGGCGCGCACGCGATCTGGCGGTGCTCTGGCATCCGTGCACGCAGATGCGCGAACACCCCGATGCGCTGCCGCTGTTGCCGGTGGCGCGGGGCGAGGGTGCGTGGCTGGTCGGCCACGATGGCCAGCGCGTATTGGACGGCGTCAGCAGCTGGTGGACCAACCTGCACGGCCACGCCGAGCCACGCATCGCCGAAGCCATTGCCCGCCAGGCGCGCACTCTGGAACAGGTGATCCTGGCCGGCTTCTCGCACGCGCCCGCCGTGGAATTGGCCGAACGCCTGCTTGCCCTCGCCCCGCGCGAGGCCAGGCGCGCGCCGCTGTCCAAGGTGTTTTATGCCGACAACGGCTCGTCGGGCGTGGAAGTGGCGCTGAAAATGGCCTTCCACTGGTTCCACAATCGTGGCATCAAAGGCCGGACGAAATTCATTGCCTTGGGCAACAGCTATCACGGTGAAACCCTGGGCGCACTATCGGTGGGCGATATTCCCTTGTACCGCCGCGTGTATGCACCGCTTCTGCTGGATGTGTTGTTCGCACCTTCGCCTGATGCCTTCGGCGCGAGCGACGAAGACACCGCGATTCGGTGTGCCGATGCTGCCGCCGACGCACTCGCCGAGCTGCTGGCCGCGCATCCGGATGCCGTGTGCGCGCTGATCCTGGAACCCCTGGTGCAGTGTGCGGGCGGCATGCGCATGCACCACCCGCATTACCTGCGCCGCGCGCGCGCCCTGTGCGACGCGCACGGCGTGTTCCTGATCGCCGACGAAATTGCAGTCGGCTTTGGTCGCACCGGCACGCTGTTCGCCTGCGAGCAAGCCGGCATCCAGCCCGACTTGCTGTGCCTGTCGAAAGGACTGACCGGCGGCTTCCTGCCGCTGTGCGCCGTGCTCGCCACCCAGCAGATCTATGACGGCTTCCTCGACGACTCGCGCGAACGCGCCTTCCTGCATTCGCACAGCTACAGCGGCAACCCGCTCGCTTGCGCGGCCGCGCTGGCCTCGCTGGCGATCTTCGAGAGCGACGACGTGCTTGCGCGCAATCGCGTCACCGCCACAAGGATGGCCGCGCTGGCCGCGCCGCTGAAAGCCTACCCGGCCGTGCGCGAAATTCGCCAAACCGGAATGATCGTCGCCATCGAACTGCAGCCGGAACCCGACAATCACGACGATGGGCACGCGGTGGAAATCGCCGGTCGCCGCGGCCTGCGCATGTACCGCAAGGCGCTGGAGGCCGGCGTGTTGTTGCGCCCGCTGGGCGACGTGCTGTACTGGATGCCGCCTTACTGCATCGATGATGCGCAACTGGCCTTGTTGGCAACGACCACTGCTGCGGTACTCGAGGAAGCCTGCCCATGCGCCTGACCCGCAGTCATCTCGCCCAACCCCTGCACGTGGGGGAAACAGTGACATTGCCGGAAGGCGTGGCTGCCCACCTGATTCGCGTGCTGCGCCTGCAGCCGGGCGATGCCTGTGTTCTGTTCAACGGCGATGGCCGCGATTACCAGGCCCGTCTTGCAAGCGTCGGCAAGCGCGAGGCGCGCGCTGACATCGTCGGGGTCGGCCACGCAGACAACGAATCCCCGCTGCGCATCAGCCTGCTGCAGGGCATCGCCCGTGGCGAGAAAATGGACTGGATCCTGCAGAAGGCCACCGAGCTGGGCGTGGCGCGCATCCTGCCGGTCAACAGCGAGCGCAGCGAAGTGAAGCTGGACGCACAGCGAGCCGAAAAGCGGCTTGCGCACTGGCGTGACGTGGTGATTTCGGCCTGCGAGCAGAGCGGCCGCGCCGTGGTGCCCGACGTCCTTGCACCACAGGCACTGGCGCTGGCGGCGGCAGGCTGCGACGGCCACGGTTTCCTGCTTGATCCAGGCGCGGAAGCATCGCTGTCGTCGCTGCGTGACAGGCCACCCGGCGCCTGTACGCTGGCCATTGGCCCGGAAGGCGGCTGGTCGCCGCGCGACCACGATCAGCTGCGTGCTGCCGGCTTTACGGGCCTGCGCCTGGGTCCGCGCGTGCTGCGCACCGAAACCGCGGGCATCGCGGCGATTGCCGCCCTGCAGGCGATTGCGGGCGACCTGGCTTGAGCGGCGATCAGGCCACCGCCGCCAGCACCGTGATCAACTCTTCCTCCAGCGCGACCAGGTCGGGCACGATGGCATCATTCTCACCCAGCCGCACCCGCGCCAAGACGCCGGCCGGCAGTTCGCCGTCGTCGTCCACGGTTGCAAGCGCCGCCTCGGTCACGGTCACCAGACGCGGGAAGCCCTGGGTCAGCATCGCGAAATAGGGATGCTTGGCATCGCCCCCCAGCGCCTTCAACACGATCACCTTGCTGCCCAATCCGCCTTCCTCGGCAGCAATGCCGGCGAAGCGCGAAAACGACAGCAACGGAAGCTGCCAACCGCGCCAGCGAATGCGTCCCAGCAACCATGCCGGCGCATCCGCCACCGGATCCGGCGCGGCAAACGACAATACTTCGGCGATGGTGGCGTTCGGCAACAGCAGACGCGCATCTGCAACCTGGATCAGCACGCCTCGGATGATGTGGGTAATGTCGGACATGTGGGAAACCTCAGGCGGACCAGCGCTGCAACAGGTGACGTGAAAGTTCGGCAAGGCTGCGCGACTCGCCGCCGCGCGCCACCAGCGCATTGCTGGCGGCAGGATCGAAACAGTTCTCCGGGGCCTGGCCGTAGCCAAGACCACCGCCCAGGCGCACCGTCAGTGCCACGTCCACAAGCACCGGATCAGCGCCACTGAGCAGAAGCACCGCGCTATCGCCGGAACGCAGGGAGGAAAAGCGCGGTTCGCCGGCAGCCGCCACGAACACCACGGCGTCCTCCACCTGCTGCACATCCAGCCCATCCTGGAGGACATGCACGGTGCCGGGCTGCGCCACGTCGCCCGGCTGCGCAAGCACCACCTGCATCAACGTGGCGCGCTGCATCTGCCGCACCAGTTTGTCGTACTGCCCGCCATCGACGCGCTGACGCAGCAATACCGGGCGCGGGAAGCCGGCAGGCAGGCAGGCCAGCAGCTGGCGCACCGCATCCGGCCCGCCAACGCCTGCGGCAATCACCACGGCGCCACTCGCAAGCGGAGCGGGATGCGATGGCGCTTGCGGGACGTCAGGCAGCGACGCGACTTTCAGGGTCAGCGCTTCCATTTCCTGACTGAAATTGTGCGGCACTTCCCGGCTTGGGGCAGCCGGCAGCACGTCACCATGCCCGTGCAGTTTTGCCGCCAGGTGCCGCGCCCAGCGCGCGGCTTCCCAGCCGTCGCGCCTGGCCGCCACGTCGGCTTCATCAAACACGATGTCCAGGCCCGGATCGGCCAGCAGTGCATCGAACTTGTCGAGCGCGAACTCGGCCACCGGGTCGAGCACCACCACCACCGCGACGGGTTCAGCCGCGCGAACGTCGGCCTCGGTGGCGTCGGTTGGATCCAGCGTGGCCACCAGCTCTGCGCCCGCCTCGCGCACGGCCACTTGGGTACGGTCGCGCGCGGCGCCCATGCGCGCCAGTACCACCACGCGCGGACCGCTCATTGCAGGCTACCGTCGCTCACGCGCTCCAGCCCCAGCAGCTCGAACACGTTGCGCATCAGCTCGGCCTCCTGGTAGGGCTTGCCGAGGTAGCGCTCAACCCCGAGCTCAAGCGCGCGCTGGCGGTGCTTCTCGCCGGTGCGCGACGTGATCATCACGATCGGCACGTTGCGCAGGCGCGGGTCGGCCTTCATCGCAGTCGCCAGTTCGTAGCCGTCCATGCGCGGCATTTCGATGTCGAGCAGCATCAGGTCGGGGACGACTTCCGCCATGCGTTCCAGGGCATCGATGCCATCCTTCGCAGTGGCCACCTCGAAGCTGTGGCGCTCCAGCACGCGCCCGGTGACCTTGCGCATGGTGACCGAGTCGTCCACCACCATGACCAGCGGCACCCGGCGCTGCTCGGCCGCGGGCAGCTGAGGCGCCGCATGCAGCGGCGTTGCCGCCGCATTCCGCCGCACCAACGGGGCAACGTCCAGAATCACCACCACGCGGCCATCGCCCATGATGGTTGCGCCGAAGATGCCAGGCACCGACGTCAGCTGCGGGCCACCGGCCTTGACCACGATTTCCCGGCTGCCCACCACCTGGTCCACCGCCACCGCCGCATGCAGGTCACCCGACCGCACCAGCAGCAAAGGCATCTGCAGATGGCCTTCGGCCTTGGCCATCGGAGCCCCCACCAGCGCGCCGAGGTCGTGCAGCACATAGTCCTCGCCACCGTAGCGGTATCCGGCGTCCGGCTTGGCAATGTCTTCGCGGCTGATGCGCCCCACGCCGCGCACCGAGGCGATCGGGACCGCGTATTCGGTGTCGCCGATCTTGACGAACACCGCTTGAGTCACCGCCAGGGTCTGCGGCAAGCGCAGGGTGAACGTCGTGCCCTCGCCTGGGCGGGACGCAATGTCGATGGAGCCGCCCAGCTGGCGCACTTCACTGGCCACCACGTCCATGCCCACGCCACGGCCTGCCAACCGGCTGACGGTCTCGGCAGTGGAGAACCCGGGCTGCATGATCAGCTGATCCAGCTCGCTGTCGGTCAGCTCCGTCTCCGGCTTGATCAGGTCGCGCTCGATGCCACGCGCGCGGATTGCGGCACGGTTGAGGCCGGCACCATCGTCGGCAATCTGCAGAACGACTTCCGACCCTTCGCGGCGCACCGCGACGCGGATGCTGCCTTCCGCCGGCTTGCCGGCGGCAATGCGCGCGTCCGGCGATTCCAGGCCATGGGCGATGGCATTGCGCAGCATGTGTTCCAGCGGCGCGGTCATGCGCTCCAGCACGTTGCGATCGAGTTCGCCCTGTGCCCCTTCCAGCCTGAGCTGGGCCTGCTTGCCGGTTTCGCCAGCCGCCTGGCGGATCACGCGGCGCAGGCGCGGCACCAACGAGTCGAACGGCAGCATGCGCGTGCGCATGAGGCCTTCCTGCAGTTCCGAGCTGACCCGCGACTGCTGGGTCAGCAGGGTCTCGTATTGGCGGGTCAGGTCATCCATCGACCCGTGCAGGCTCTGCAAGTCGGTGGCCGATTCGGCCAGCGCGCGCGAGAGCTGTTGCAGGGTGCTGAAACGATCCAGCTCCAACGGATCAAATGCTTCGTTGCCCGTATCGTTCTCGCGCTGGAAGCGGGCGATGATCTGCGCCTCGGTTTCCGCGTCAAGTCGGCGCAGCTGGTCGCGCAGGCGAAGGTTGGTCTGCTCCATTTCCTGCGCGGTGCCGCGGAACGCCGCCAACTGCTGTTCCAACCGCGCGCGGTAGATCGCCACCTCGCCCGCGTAATTGACCAGCTTGTCGAGCAGGTCGGCACGGATGCGCACCTGCTCTTGCGGCGCGCGCACTCCGATTTCGTCGTCTTCGATGAATCCGTCGTGGTTGATCGGCTCGGACAGGGGTTTGAGCGGTGCCGGCCGCACCGGAGCCGGCACGAAGCGGGGCTCCGCCGCGTGTTCTGCGGACGCGGTGTCCACGGCCTCCGGCTCGACGACTTCCGGAACCACGGCAACGCGTTTCTCGGCACGCGCATTGAAGGCTTCGATCAATCCGACCGGCATGCCGATCGCACGCCGGGCAGCGATGCGGGTGTTCATTCCATGCAGGCGGTCAAAGCCGCGCTCCAGCAACGACACGCCATCAGCGCCCAATTCGACGCGCTGCGCCGCCACTGCTTCCAGCAATGTCTCCATCGCGTGGCCAAGCTCGCCTGCCGGCATCATCCCGGACATGCGTGCGCCGCCTTTCAGCGTGTGCAAATCGCGTTGCAGGCCAGTGACCAGCTCGTTGTCATCCGGCGTTTCGCGAAGCTGTGCCAGCAAGCCGTCGGAGTGATCCAGCAGATCGCCGGCCTCCTCGACGAAGATATCCACCAGCTCGAGATCGAGCTCGCTGGTATCCAACGCTTCGTCGGGATCTTCTGCAGAACTTCCCGCCGACTGCAATGCGGCCAACGCCGCCTGCTCGCGCGCCTTGGCAATCGCCGCCGCTTCAGCAGCACGGCGCTCTGCAGCCAGACGCTCGGCTTCGCGACGCTCAGCCTCCAGACGTGCGGCTTCCAGGCGCTCGGCTTCTGCGCGTGCGGCCACGATCCGCTCGGCTTCCTGGCGCTCGGCTTCACGCCGGGCAGCCTCTTCAGCGGCCGCTTGCTCGGCGGCGAGACGCTCGGCTTCGATCCGTTCCGCTGCAGCGCGCTCAAGGTCTGCCTGCTCAGCCGCGAGACGCTCGGCTTCGGCCTGCTCGAAGGCAAGGCGCTCGGCCTCCAGGCGAATCGCTTCTTCCTCGGCAACGCGTTCGGCTTCGGCCTGCTCGGCGGCAAGGCGCTCGGCTTCGGCCTGCTCGGCGGCAACGCGTTCGGCTTCGGCCTGTTCAGCGGCAAGGCGCTCGGCTTCGGCCTGCTCGGCGGCAACGCGTTCGGCTTCGGCCTGTTCGGCGGCAAGGCGTTCGGCTTCGGCCTGTTCAGCGGCAAGGCGTTCGGCTTCGGCCTGTTCGGCGGCAAGGCGTTCGGCTTCGGCCTGTTCGGCGGCAACGCGTTCGGCTTCGGCCTGTTCAGCGGCAACGCGTTCGGCTTCGGTCTGCTCGGCGGCAAGGCGTTCGGCTTCGGCCTGTTCAGCGGCAACGCGTTCGGCTTCGGCCTGCTCGGCGGCAACGCGTTCGGCTTCGGCCTGTTCGGCGGCAAGGCGTTCGGCTTCGGCCTGTTCAGCGGCAACGCGTTCGGCTTCGGCCTGCTCGGCGGCACGGCGTTCGGCTTCGGCCTGTTCGGCGGCAACGCGTTCGGCTTCGGCCTGTTCAGCGGCACGGCGTTCGGCTTCGGCCTGTTCAGCGGCACGGCGTTCGGCTTCGGCCTGTTCGGCGGCAAGGCGTTCGGCTTCGGCTTGCTCGGCGGCAAGGCGTTCGGCTTCGGCCTGTTCGGCGGCAAGGCGTTCGGCTTCGGCCTGTTCAGCGGCAACGCGTTCGGCTTCGGCCTGCTCGGCGGCAAGGCGTTCGGCTTCGCGCCGGGCGGCCACTTCAGCCGCCTGACGCTCGATCTCCGGCTGCCCAGCCTGCAGGAACGGCACGCTGGCCTCCGGCAATGCATCACGCAGGGAAGCCACGTGCGCCGCAAGGATGGCGTAAACGGGAACATGCGCTGGCGCAGATTGCAGCGCAAGAATCGTGGCACGCACCGCTTCAGCCACCTCGGCCAGCGCGGCAATGCCATGGGCATCAGCCGGCACATGCGCCGCCGACAGCCGCTTGACGTAACCTTCCAAAGGCGAAGTGAACGCCGTGACCGACGGAACTTCGGTCATCGCAAACGCGCCATTGAGCGTATGGATGGCGCGGATCAACGCATCACTGACGTCGGCGCTGCCAGCGCGTGCCTGCGCCAGCCAGGCATCGACGGTTTCCAGATGGCCACCGACCTCGGTTCCCAGGATTTCCAGCAGCACCGGATCCACGGAGACCGACACGGTTGCCGATTCGCAGGACTCCCCGGCGGTTGCCGCCAATGCGTCGTCTGTCACCGCAGGCGCGGCGCCGTCCGATGCCTCCTCGACGTTGACTGCCGCAGTCAGCACGACGTCTTCGCCGGCCGCCAGGCGGTCGGCCACCGTTTCCAGCGTGGCCATGTCCACGTCAAGCGCAGCCTCTCCACGCAGTGCCGCATGCAGCTGCGGCAACAGCGCATGCGTCTGTGCGACGAATGCCACCACTGCATGGCTGGCCGGCCGCGAGCCGTCCAGCACGCGGTTGAGCATGTTCTCGACGTGCCAGCTGAATTCGCCGAGCACCTTGGCACCCACCAAGCGACCGCTGCCTTTCAGCGTGTGGAACAC contains:
- the bioA gene encoding adenosylmethionine--8-amino-7-oxononanoate transaminase, which gives rise to MKGLHDANMIAVDGDWRARDLAVLWHPCTQMREHPDALPLLPVARGEGAWLVGHDGQRVLDGVSSWWTNLHGHAEPRIAEAIARQARTLEQVILAGFSHAPAVELAERLLALAPREARRAPLSKVFYADNGSSGVEVALKMAFHWFHNRGIKGRTKFIALGNSYHGETLGALSVGDIPLYRRVYAPLLLDVLFAPSPDAFGASDEDTAIRCADAAADALAELLAAHPDAVCALILEPLVQCAGGMRMHHPHYLRRARALCDAHGVFLIADEIAVGFGRTGTLFACEQAGIQPDLLCLSKGLTGGFLPLCAVLATQQIYDGFLDDSRERAFLHSHSYSGNPLACAAALASLAIFESDDVLARNRVTATRMAALAAPLKAYPAVREIRQTGMIVAIELQPEPDNHDDGHAVEIAGRRGLRMYRKALEAGVLLRPLGDVLYWMPPYCIDDAQLALLATTTAAVLEEACPCA
- a CDS encoding sensor histidine kinase codes for the protein MSTASHPDPDTGAHSRDAAARRERDFTRDASHELRTPLTVIRVASDLIAHDTGLSDASRRSLARIHGAVAGMEAIIDALLLLARGDLCALDAEDVPVLTVVRHEVERVQPQLQSKGLAVQLEILAQPVVHAPARVLEVMLGNLLGNALRFTDVGEVRVRLLGDRLDVEDTGIGMDAATLARAFEPFFRGNGQPGSGPGLGLSIAYRLGQRCEWPLLLTSVPGHGTRASILFGASLKG
- a CDS encoding chemotaxis protein CheB, whose protein sequence is MSGPRVVVLARMGAARDRTQVAVREAGAELVATLDPTDATEADVRAAEPVAVVVVLDPVAEFALDKFDALLADPGLDIVFDEADVAARRDGWEAARWARHLAAKLHGHGDVLPAAPSREVPHNFSQEMEALTLKVASLPDVPQAPSHPAPLASGAVVIAAGVGGPDAVRQLLACLPAGFPRPVLLRQRVDGGQYDKLVRQMQRATLMQVVLAQPGDVAQPGTVHVLQDGLDVQQVEDAVVFVAAAGEPRFSSLRSGDSAVLLLSGADPVLVDVALTVRLGGGLGYGQAPENCFDPAASNALVARGGESRSLAELSRHLLQRWSA
- the nudE gene encoding ADP compounds hydrolase NudE, translating into MNHPLPIIHGITEHDAGPYRMERLDLEFSNGERRLYERLHGRGHGAVAVVPMLDDDTVLLVREYAAGVHRYELGLVKGRMDAGETPEQAANRELMEEAGYGACELTVLRSLTLAPTYMSHQTHLVLARGLYPQRLPGDEPEALDVVPWKLADLGELILQEDFSEGRSIAALFIVREWLKQHATG
- a CDS encoding 16S rRNA (uracil(1498)-N(3))-methyltransferase, whose product is MRLTRSHLAQPLHVGETVTLPEGVAAHLIRVLRLQPGDACVLFNGDGRDYQARLASVGKREARADIVGVGHADNESPLRISLLQGIARGEKMDWILQKATELGVARILPVNSERSEVKLDAQRAEKRLAHWRDVVISACEQSGRAVVPDVLAPQALALAAAGCDGHGFLLDPGAEASLSSLRDRPPGACTLAIGPEGGWSPRDHDQLRAAGFTGLRLGPRVLRTETAGIAAIAALQAIAGDLA
- the mazG gene encoding nucleoside triphosphate pyrophosphohydrolase, with the translated sequence MSESRSVGDLLAIMARLRDPGGGCPWDLQQSFKTIAPYTIEEAYEVADAIDRGDMDDLKDELGDLLLQVVFHARMAQEAGAFEFADVVAAICDKMTRRHPHVFAGASGFADADAQLLDWEARKRGERLARGEDDASALAGIARGLPEWQRAIKLQHKAAKIGFDWPGPAPVLDKLCEEVEEVRAEFDAVAADPADAAARDRLEDELGDILFVCANLARHARVDVGSALRRANHKFERRFRAMEALAAASGGLSGKPLDEQDRYWGLVKAAEHPE
- a CDS encoding response regulator transcription factor — translated: MREKEHAGLILIVEDNRNISEMVGEYLEGRGFEVDFAADGLDGYRLAAENTYDAIVLDLMLPRLDGIEVCKRLRNEARKSTPILMLTARDTLDEKLNGLSSGADDYLTKPFAIRELEARLRALIRRDRRQVGAEVLQVGDLSLDPSQLRATRSGCELQLSPIALRLLTILMRESPRVVGRQEIEREIWGDALPDSDTLRSHLYNLRKVVDKPFDRPLLHTVQSAGYRVADLA
- the cysQ gene encoding 3'(2'),5'-bisphosphate nucleotidase CysQ, coding for MQLDDALRDGVIDLAHRAAAGILAIYEGEFAVQQKDDQSPLTAADLASHRCILEGLRALTPDIPLLSEESKQIDIEQRRQWRRFWLVDPLDGTREFVKRNGEFTVNIALVEEGVATFGVIQQPVTGALWHGVPGQGAFRRGNGIDRAIHARIPAAAPLRVAASRSHRDDRTQALLDALPGSEVLGCGSSLKFCRIAEGDMDLYPRFGPTSEWDTAAGQAILEAAGGAVLDLQGRPFRYNQRDTLLNGDFIALGDRALRNRLPA
- a CDS encoding chemotaxis protein CheW, producing the protein MSDITHIIRGVLIQVADARLLLPNATIAEVLSFAAPDPVADAPAWLLGRIRWRGWQLPLLSFSRFAGIAAEEGGLGSKVIVLKALGGDAKHPYFAMLTQGFPRLVTVTEAALATVDDDGELPAGVLARVRLGENDAIVPDLVALEEELITVLAAVA